The region CCCATTATTAATGTGGTAATAAATCGACTAAGGGGTTATTCTAAACGAATTCCAAAGTGACGTTAAACGTTAATATTAGTGCAAAGATACACTAATATTCCTCAAACCACCTTCTATCGCTTAGGCAAAGATCTACAGCATCTTTCTAGACAAAGTGCTagaatattttttcaattgAATTAACTGCCTTGATTCAATTCcattttaccttttcacAACGGTGTGTTGCTCGAGAGTACTCTTGAATAATACACTGACCAGTTTTAAGATTTAAGATTTGAATTTAGAGACTAACACTCTATTAAGGATTTCCTTAACGACTTGCTTTATTGATAACGATTTTATCGACTAAATGAACGATTTAACAATGGACACTAACTTTACGGTGGCCCCCGCAAACATGTTTGCATACCCCGAGTCAGGCGATTTGTGCTACAAGAACGACTTCCAAGTGCTGGATTACAACGACTTGACGGGATTTGACAACCCAAGTTACACAATGAACGCGGATCTCAACATGAACACTAAGATGAACTACGTTAACTTGAGCATGAATGAAGCCATGAACTCGGGACTTAACACGGCATCTGGCCTCAACGGCGGAGTGAACACGGTGGCTAACGCGAACGGCTGGGCAGCCGACTGCTCTACAAACTTTTTTGAGAACTACAACGCAGCATGCTTCACACCAGGACCGTATTACGCTAATAACGGTCAGGCGGAAGTGATGCAGCTTAACCTGGGAGATTTGAGATCAGTTGATCAGTTTACCAAATTCGATCAGCACTCGAATCAGCAGTACGGAGCACAGAACATGGCGGAGACTGCACTGATAGAGCCCGGAATAGTCATAGGGGATCTGAGCTCGGAAAAATCGTCAAACAGCCAGAACTACTCAGGCCAATCGAACTACAAATATGAACCATATAACGCATACCAGTGCTACGCATACACGCCGCTGGGTCAAGACGCTAACGCACCCATGGCAAACTTCGCCTACGGAACCGAAGTGAAAGACTCGAAATACGCACAGCAGAATCTTGAAAATTCTCCCAACAAGGAGGGTCTGAAGGATGAGCTGGAAAGCGTGGCGAACGCAAGCACGTGCGACAACACGCCATTGTTGAGGCCATCGAGCCCCAACTACTACCTTAACGCCTTATCCTCAAACTACCCGCAGAACTCTAACACCAATAACGCCTTCAACAGTGCCCTTGTAAACGGGTTCAATGAAATGAACAGCACTTTAACCAGTGGTTATGTCGACATGAATAACACTTTAACCAATGGATATACTGACATGAGCAGCACCATGTCTAACGGGTATGCTGACATGAACGGTATGACCAACGGGTACAGTGATATGAATGCCACGATGAACGGCGGAATGAACACCACGCTCAATGGAGCAGTCAACGGAGCTAACGTAGAAGGGTTCGTACAGGATATGTCGGACACGCAACTGGTAAACGGGGGCTTCTACTACCCGGGATACTACCAGTACTACTACACTCCGACGATGAACGGCTACAACTCCGAGGGCGGCTACGAGGGAGCACTGGAGGACGGATACGATGACGGACTCAACGAGTCGATCGTAGAAATAGCAAACGAGATTGCCAACAACGTGCAGTACCTGCCGGACAAGGACAGCAACGGCAAGTACTCCCTGGACAAAAATCACCCAATACACTGCGTGTGGCGTGACGTTAACAGGGGGCACTGCAGCTGGAGATGCCGCTGGTGGGAAAACGGAAAGCGACTCAGCAAGAACTTCAACGTCAAGAGGTTCGGCGACTTCGAGGCCATGAGAATGGCGATCACCATGAAGATAAGGAACAGCACACCCGTCGAGAGAATacagctgctgaaggagcagCGCGAGGCGGTGAGGAACCAGATGCAGCTCTACAGCTACTACCCCTCGAACTACAACTTCGGCTACCTCGCGGGCGTGAGCGACGTGAAAATCACGAAGGTGATGAACAACAGCAAGAAGTTGCAGCGGGAAAACTGGAGCAGGCTGTCGTGGACGTATCTGAAGACGAGCAAGATGGACAAGTCGGCTGATTCCACGATCATCTGCAGGCTCTGCTCCAAGACCACGCGCTGCTCGCGGAGCAGGAACCTGCAGCAGGCGCACATAATGCACCTCATCCGCATGCACAAGAACCCGTGGCGCCAGTACATTGACCCTAACGGCCTCACGAAGATGTGCAAGCTTGCGCTCGACGCGCTCTACGAGCAGAATCAGTTTAGCGACGACCAGGAGTGGAACCTGAGGCCGGGCGTGCACCGCCCCGAGCCCTATTTCGTTTAAGTCGTCGGAGCGACTGTCCAATGAATATTCTCCACACAAGAGTACACTTTAGCCtagtttttgtttttatccacTTAACCGCTTGttatatgtgtaactaCGTAGTCTGTTTGTCTATGGTATATCTAGTGACCTTAGTATGAGTGTCGGTTTGTCCACTGTTTAGTgattttatgtaatttgTGCAATATGTGTAGTATTATGTAATTGTGTAATACttaatatgtgtatgtgagTGTAAACAGTGGTTTTATGTACTATAGTTGGCAGTTAAGCATGGAGGCCGTGTGCACTAAATGGCTAGCCGTAACTGAACTAAAGTGCATAAACAGACAAAATAATCAGTGTATAGAGAGTAAGGTCAGTGGTATAGCTTAAGGCGATCTGGTTAGCGGAGCTTTTTGGACCTTTTGCGCTCCCTCCTTATTTGGCAGTACTCGGCCTTGTCCAGAGGGTCGCGCTCCCTCCGGTCCTCCTGGAGCTTCGATATGTACTGGGTCTTCTCAACTTCGGCCTCGGAGAATTCGTCGTCTGAGAAGAACTTGTGGTTCTGCTCAGCCTCCTTCAGAGTCACGACGCCGCGCAGCTTCGCAACTCCACGTCGGTTTAGCCGCAGCTTACTCCTGGAAATGGAGAGCTTCTTCTTGAGGTCCCTGTCCGGGTCCCTAGATAGGTTTGCGTGCATCGCAATGTCGGTGTCGGCGTCAGTCTTACTAAGAAACAGAATGTCGTCTTCGTCTTGGCCGTCGTCAACGTCATGAGATTGGCGATCATGGTCATCGTCAGACCTGTTATAGCCCTCATTGTCGGATTGGTCATCTTGGTCATTGTCATGAGATTGGTTATCTTGGTCGTCATCAGACGTGTTATCGCTACCAGAGTCATCAACATCCGATTTGAGGGAATTATCATTGTCATCAACAACACTGTTGTCGTCATCCGATTGGCCATGGCCCAGGGTTTCTCCGTCCAGTTCCACCAGTCGGGGTACGTGGTTATCGGAGGCGGGCATTCTGCTTGACTCGTCTTTAAGCTTTAATGACCTTTTAAACTTGAGTTTCTCCTTGAGCTTGCTCAGTTTGCTCTTTTTGGGGGGAGGATTAGGGGCGTCGGCGTCCACCAGCTGGATGTTAGGGCTGTAAGGGAGGCCCATGGACAGCGACAACTCGTTAATCTCGTTGATGATGTCCCTGCTATTCAGCCTTACGCAGCCTCGGGTAGTAACGTAGCGCAGGTGCGCCACCAGCGACCTCTGGGCCATCTCCTTTATCCAGGCCTCCTTGGCCAGAATAGCTTGGAACTTTCTCGTGACGTAGTCCTCCCTCCTCTGAATCAGGGGAGTGGACAGCTTCGTCAGGTCGTGGACGGTGATCCCGTTTGACTTGACCTGTGCGATAAACTCGCGTTCCGCCTCGCTTACCAGAAGCACCGTGCGGCCGTAGTTCCGAAAGCCCTGAACCGACAGTCGTCCCGTCCTTCCCACGCGGTGCGTGTAGGTTGAAACTGAGTCCGGGAGGTCGAACTGAATGACCAGGTCGACCGACGGGAAGTCGATGCCGCGCGCCGCAAGGTCAGTCGTGAAGATGCAGCCGTGGTTCTGCTTCGCCGCGAAGCGCGTGAACTGCGTCAGCCGCTTGTTCTGACTCTGCTTCCCGTGGAGCTCAGTCATCGGTATCGCCGGGATCATCCTCTTGAAGGCCTCGTACATGAAACGCACAAGCTTACACGTGGAGAGGAAAACGATGATGCGCTTGTTCTGGTGCTTGGAGAGCAGGCAGAAGAGCGCAGTGAGCTTAAACTTGGGGGGGATGCACAAGAACTCCTGCCTAAGCTTCGACTCGGACACCGCGTCGACGTCCGCCCCGAGACACACCAGCTCATAGCTCACGTCCTTGAGCAGCAGGTTGCAGAGCTCCTTGAGCGACGACTTAATGGTCGcgctgaagaacatgaagTGCAAGTCCTTCGGCAGGAAGTCGACGATGCTGATTATGTCGTTTCTAAATCCTATGTCGATTAGCCTGTCGGCTTCATCCAGGACTAAGAAATCGTTAACGGCCTCGTAACGCTAGCTATAGCAGTGCTGTCTAACTATACTACAATATCTAGTAACCGCAGGTTAACTTACTCAGCATCTTAATGTTGTAAGTGTCCGGCAGCGACTGACTGCTCAAAAGCGCAAGAATTCTCCCGGGCGTTCCCGTCAGTATGTGCAGTCTGTTTGCCGTTTTCTTATCGTACTTGTCCCTCACTCCTCCGATGCAGCATCCGGAATTCAGCTTAAGTGGCGCCGCGAGGTCCTTCATCTGCAGCGCTATTTGACTCGCCAGCTCCCTCGTAGGGGCCAGGCAAATACACCCCAAAAGGTTGGCGTCGATTGGCAAATTGCCACTGTAGCCATCGTCAAACAAATGCTTCACAGCCTACACCGAAATTAGTTAATTGACTCAATTTACAGCCATCTAATAAAGAGTGTTCCATATATGactaaattatataaataaataacttaCGGGCAATAAAAAACACAGAGTTTTTCCAGAGCCGGTTGGAGACTGAATCACCAAGTTTTTTCCTGACAGGGCGAGAGGAAGTACCTTGCTTTGTACTTTAGTTAAATACACGTATCCCTTGGACCTTAAAACCTTCTTGGTTTTCTCATCTATATCTAAGTCATCAAATCTATCAGTTGTCAATTCAACATCGGTGGAATCCTTGCTTTCTGGATccatattaaaaatgtaatttatgatacaaaatataatacataatacaaatacgaaattaataaaagtGATAAACTAATATGGAgaatatttacaatttaatGTGGCgaacaaatataaaattaaaatatgtacacaAATGGAATataagtttataaatataaataaatcaattggaaaaaattataaaataataataatgataataaactAAGGTATTTGGagaaaatgtaaataaaaaattaaaaaaaacgGAAAGGTAATGGAAAAGGCATTTTAACTAGTAGTAtatttaagtaaaaaataattttttaattttttatttatttataattcaaGTTTGACACATAACTTACATTATCAGGCTCTTCACACGATGTGCAAAATTAACCTAACAGAgattaacattatttttaatatacacatagcATAATTAAAACGCATTATACATTCAAGGAGTAATTTTGATTATGGAACAGTATAAAGATGAGGTTTATTTGAAGAATCGAGAATTGGCGGATCAAACGACAGCAGAATCAAACTCAAATGGTATAGTTCCACTTATTACCAAGTTTTTATGAGATTTTTTAGACAAGGACAAcgaagaagctgacgaCTTCCCACTTGGAAGGCTCCAAGAGGTTGAAGATCAACTATCGCAGATTGTGTCCACAGGCATTCAGGTACTATTTGGTTTAATTACACAGATTTGCTAAGAAGACCATAAAACGCTATTATAGATCCTCATGTGCGAATGTTGTGACTTGTTcgtgtttacacatttttaggATACGAGTTTCATGAGAGATGCGGAAACCTGTACCCAAATCTGGGAATACACAAACAAGCTGCTCCCAGATCCTCAGAGCGACGACTTCGGAGTGGATGTGCGCCTGAAGAATGTGGTCAGAGCTCTGGGAGAGGGGTCTGTTCTGCCGCTAACGGACCTGGTCACGTCGCTAAAGATCTGCCTAATACACTTCTGCGATTTCGGAGTTAACTTCGACGATAAACTGTCGAAACTGGTCCCAATATTCCTGACTCGGAGGAATTTGGGGGAGTCGTACGTCGCTTTGAGCGGAGTCTCGCGTTCGGAGTGTAGGCGAACTGAGTGCCTTTGGGTCTGGGAATCTCCAACGCTGGAGGTCTTTCCGTCACGCCTTCAAGATAAGGTTAAAACATTCAGGGAAGCAAGGAACCTGATATCGAGGCGGTACAAGGCACtggcgaagctgaagaattCGATTTTAACCGAAAACCTGGCCGGGCAGCAGGCAGCAATGGAAGTGTTGAACACGCTGGACAGGAAGATGTTACAGGACAAGGAGCGCAGGGAAAAATTGGActcgaagaggaagatagTTGATACGAAAAAGGTAAGTCGAGGATTTAGAGTGCAATGAATGTGTAGAAGCACGAGAAGGTTAAGGTGCAAAAAACAGCAAACATGCTGCTGAGTTGGCTGAAGCCACAAAAGCAGGAAAAGAACGAAGAAGTTCAGGAAAATGAGACGGCGACACCCACATACACTGCTGAATATACGCCGCAAAATATGTTCATTGAAGGCTCAGATGATCAGAAAGCCGAGTTGGAGAGTATATTGTCAAGTATAGCAAACACGAACAACGCAAAGGATGTGTACTTTGTTAAGAGGCCAAGTGTGATGAATAAAGAAGTGAAACCGGGCAATGAAGGAGATCCTCAAGTTAGTAAGGAGCAGAGTGTGCAAGGCGACGAAAGGGAAGGAGATATATTTGAGATGGCGAATCTGCACAGGGATGTGTGGACACGCTTCCACTCGTACCTGGATACGAACAGGAAGTTCTACGTGGAGACGGCAGAGAACCACATGTGGGTGAGCGAGCCGCTGAGCAACGTGGAAGACGCAACGCACAACGCCTCGGAGCTGAAGGCAAAAAGACACTGCAGAGTCTTCAGCATGTTCGACAGCGGCTGGAAGAGGCCGCCGATGCGCTACGTAGTAGGACGCTCAAGCGCAAACGTGACGTCGCTGAATCAGCTGGGACAGGAGTCAAACCTGGACTACTGGGTGGACTCGGACGAGGACTGGTTCGAAAGATACGACGCAGACGACGTGGAGGTgagcgaggaggaggaagaagacgaggaggacgaggagcaAGACTGGATAGTGCAGGACACGCCCAACGTGCACGAGTTCAGCACAGGAGTGTTCTTCACGTCAGAAAACGAAGTAAACGGAGACGCAGCTAAGGGCGAGGGCTTCAAGAGCGGAATGAAGGGAGACCTGAGCGCGTGGGCGAAGGTGTACTGCCTCTACAAAAACTGGCACTGGATAGTCGACGGAAAACCGCTGGACTACGAGCTGAGCAACAAGGAGCTGGCAGTGAAGAACGGAATGAAGCTGGCGCGCAGCGAGTACGGCTTCGGCTTCGAAGGATACACGAAGAACCCGATCATCGAAATGGTGCGGAAAATGCGCGGAGACAAACTCAGGCTCTCGCGACGCGACGTGGAGGCGCTGCTGAAACTGTGCCACGGCAAGCACACGCGCAAGGAGGACCTGATCCTGGCCTTCAAGGAGGAGAGGCCGATGACCTCGGTGAGTGAAATAAGGTCGAAGTTCGGAAAGTACCTGACGAGGGAGAAGATTGACGACAAGCCGCACAGGTGGATGGTGACGCCCGAGGCCGCGAAGCTCTTCAACATcaggaaggagctggacagGATTTTAACCGACCAGCTCAACCAGGAGATACTCAGCGAGCCAGTGTTTTGAGGCACTAGGACTGGCTGACTCCTACGTCATTTGCTACTAGTACGTTTACCTGTTAGTGTACACAGCTGTCTGCACATACGCATGTTCCAATAAAATGTGAAGGGCGGTGAGCTGTAGTAGTCTAAGGGTGCTGCGAGTAAAATGAAtgcaaaatattaaaaattagtcGGAAGTGAAGTAAATGTCGTTGATGGCCTTCCCGATGATGAAAAACACCGCTGTGACGAACCCGCTTGAGAATATGGTGATGATCCAGGAAAGGAAGATCTTCTtgtacagcttcaggtTGACATACTCCAATGTGAACCGGTTTCGAAAGGAATAGGACTTGATGTTCATGTAGTCGTCCTTCTGAGTCTCCATCGAGTCGAGGTTCCGGTGAACGGTGGTGTCGAAAGTAATTTCAGCCAGAGGGCTGTCGGGACAGCTCTTATCGCGGGAGGAGTAGTGACTGGAGTCTGGACTCAGGATAGGCGCGTTCTCGTCGCCGCTGCCGTTGCCGCCCTCCAGGTTGCCGGCGTCGTGGCCAGAGTCCCTAGAGTGCTTGATGTGCGGGTTGAAAAAGGGAGGGACGTGCTGAATCATTCCCATGCCCAGTATAGCGGAGACAGTGACGTGAGTGGAGCTAACTGGGATGCCTAGCTGAGAGAAAATGAGCACGATCCCGCCCGCGGTGGAGTCTATGGTGTAGGCCCTGGAGGGCGTGACACGAGTAATTTTGAGCCCTACGGTCTTAATTACCTTGTAGCCGAAGAGTGCCAGGCCGAAGGCCATGGCAACGCCGCCGGCGAGCAGGATGTACCAGGGTGTGTTCTCGGGCGTTTGCTCTACTCCGTACAGGTAGAGGAAGTAGACGGTGGCAAACGTCGAGACTGCATTGGCTGTGTAGTTGGCAGAGCGCGACACGATGGAAATGGTGGCGCCGACGACCTGCATGGCAGAGAAGATTGTTTGCGTGTCGTTCATCGACTTTCGTCGATCAGGATGCAAGCTTTTAAACCCACTGTACAAGGCGGTGACCCTAGGGCGTCTATTCGCCTTCTTTTCAGACTTGCCGCTCTTGAGGCGAGCACTAGATTTAGAGACGTCAGAGGAGCTATTGGCTGGATTAACGCTTGAGCCGCTGATCGTGGTAATTTTTGGGAACTTGGGCATGGACAGGCCATAGGACCCCTTCATgttgctgaagaagctgctcaCCTTTGACTCAGGCGGCAAGCCAGATTCCAGACCCGAGTCATCGTCGTAGTTGATTGAGCCGTTGGAAATGTCAGAGGGCGCCCTTGAGCCCCTAGGGCTCTGCGGAAATCCCACTGAGCCCAGGAGCACGTCGATCACGGATTTGGAGAAGCTCTTGTCGTTTACGTCCACGTGATCGTCCACGATGT is a window of Theileria orientalis strain Shintoku DNA, chromosome 2, complete genome DNA encoding:
- a CDS encoding ATP-dependent RNA helicase; translated protein: MDPESKDSTDVELTTDRFDDLDIDEKTKKVLRSKGYVYLTKVQSKVLPLALSGKNLVIQSPTGSGKTLCFLLPAVKHLFDDGYSGNLPIDANLLGCICLAPTRELASQIALQMKDLAAPLKLNSGCCIGGVRDKYDKKTANRLHILTGTPGRILALLSSQSLPDTYNIKMLSKLTCVLDEADRLIDIGFRNDIISIVDFLPKDLHFMFFSATIKSSLKELCNLLLKDVSYELVCLGADVDAVSESKLRQEFLCIPPKFKLTALFCLLSKHQNKRIIVFLSTCKLVRFMYEAFKRMIPAIPMTELHGKQSQNKRLTQFTRFAAKQNHGCIFTTDLAARGIDFPSVDLVIQFDLPDSVSTYTHRVGRTGRLSVQGFRNYGRTVLLVSEAEREFIAQVKSNGITVHDLTKLSTPLIQRREDYVTRKFQAILAKEAWIKEMAQRSLVAHLRYVTTRGCVRLNSRDIINEINELSLSMGLPYSPNIQLVDADAPNPPPKKSKLSKLKEKLKFKRSLKLKDESSRMPASDNHVPRLVELDGETLGHGQSDDDNSVVDDNDNSLKSDVDDSGSDNTSDDDQDNQSHDNDQDDQSDNEGYNRSDDDHDRQSHDVDDGQDEDDILFLSKTDADTDIAMHANLSRDPDRDLKKKLSISRSKLRLNRRGVAKLRGVVTLKEAEQNHKFFSDDEFSEAEVEKTQYISKLQEDRRERDPLDKAEYCQIRRERKRSKKLR
- a CDS encoding uncharacterized protein (phosphate transporter family protein); translation: MEAAEPQLIWIVIVCGIVSTILAMSIGANDVANAFSTSIGSGALNLPGAITIAFVFEVLGSIVLGGRVTDSIRNRVLNFDAFSDRPFDLALGMLCSSIGATSWLILATLFGIPVSTTHGVIGALAGFGLASGRTNGVRWSQFMFIVASWFAVPIISIFATPFLYILLQELVLRRENSYRLMKNFHWVFLALFSIPLSIFIAFENSFLKTGKGALADLYRRWFYESHWHKALSVFVIVMTFLVISSIVTYTICHFRIRAGWSFLKPREVHPIFARKNKKKAPLVVERVEEPVIAAEQAEVYEDVSKENSDLLVTNLNSLNTELNKAEDPMEFPVNGERPRSLDMNIVDDHVDVNDKSFSKSVIDVLLGSVGFPQSPRGSRAPSDISNGSINYDDDSGLESGLPPESKVSSFFSNMKGSYGLSMPKFPKITTISGSSVNPANSSSDVSKSSARLKSGKSEKKANRRPRVTALYSGFKSLHPDRRKSMNDTQTIFSAMQVVGATISIVSRSANYTANAVSTFATVYFLYLYGVEQTPENTPWYILLAGGVAMAFGLALFGYKVIKTVGLKITRVTPSRAYTIDSTAGGIVLIFSQLGIPVSSTHVTVSAILGMGMIQHVPPFFNPHIKHSRDSGHDAGNLEGGNGSGDENAPILSPDSSHYSSRDKSCPDSPLAEITFDTTVHRNLDSMETQKDDYMNIKSYSFRNRFTLEYVNLKLYKKIFLSWIITIFSSGFVTAVFFIIGKAINDIYFTSD